In the genome of Cystobacter ferrugineus, one region contains:
- a CDS encoding HAD family hydrolase has translation MEAMRPTVLLFDIDGTLITSGGSGRRSMALAFHELYQRRDACDSFSLSGMTDQAIVRKALVAIGVEATPEAISAVIDSYLQHLAEQVLRVDDRTYRLHPGMREAVDAALSRPGFAVGLGTGNVREGARIKLSRVGIHDRFSFGGFGCDHENRVELIRHGARSGAARLGVPLEECRVVVIGDTPKDVDAAKGIGARCIGVGTGNYSPADLLAAGADHAYADFTAREALSILLDGP, from the coding sequence ATGGAGGCCATGCGCCCCACCGTGCTCCTCTTCGATATCGACGGCACCCTCATCACCAGTGGCGGCTCGGGCCGACGCTCCATGGCTCTCGCCTTCCACGAGCTGTACCAGCGCCGCGATGCCTGCGACTCCTTCAGCCTGTCCGGGATGACGGATCAGGCCATCGTGCGCAAGGCGCTCGTCGCCATCGGCGTGGAGGCCACCCCCGAGGCCATCTCCGCCGTCATCGACTCCTATCTCCAGCACCTCGCCGAACAGGTCCTCCGCGTCGATGACCGCACCTACCGTCTCCACCCCGGCATGCGCGAGGCCGTGGACGCCGCCCTGTCCCGCCCCGGGTTCGCCGTGGGGCTCGGAACGGGCAACGTGCGCGAGGGCGCCCGCATCAAGCTCAGCCGCGTGGGCATCCATGATCGCTTCTCCTTCGGCGGCTTCGGCTGCGATCACGAGAACCGCGTCGAGCTCATCCGGCACGGCGCCCGGAGCGGAGCCGCCCGGCTCGGCGTCCCCCTCGAGGAATGCCGGGTCGTCGTCATCGGCGACACGCCCAAGGACGTCGACGCCGCCAAGGGCATCGGCGCCCGCTGCATCGGCGTGGGCACCGGCAACTACTCCCCCGCGGACCTGCTCGCCGCGGGCGCCGACCACGCCTACGCCGATTTCACCGCGCGCGAAGCCCTCTCCATCCTGCTCGACGGCCCCTGA
- a CDS encoding ATP-grasp domain-containing protein: MKITVLSRSASISSTKRLVEAGRARGHQVRVLNPGRVEMHLDGRRANLYYRRRKLSPCDVVIPRIAQSINNYGLAVVNQFAMGGVPLVNTARAISESRNKMRSLQLLSANGIDIPATVMARDAADLKAMVGLVGGVPVLVKLLQGQEKRGVMVCESLQSLEAALEAILGLGHNLIVQQYVQHSGKDVRVLVVGGRAVAAVRRRPRVGRLSYTLNRGARLEALQLTESQRVAAERTAMLVGLEVAAVDLLDVPEGPPKVFEVNSSPALTEMESATGLDLARLIIERAEQLAAGSPGVESSEAWPSTLPRRKRASKAKG; this comes from the coding sequence ATGAAGATCACCGTCCTCTCGCGCTCCGCCTCCATTTCATCCACCAAGCGTCTGGTCGAGGCCGGACGCGCGAGAGGGCATCAGGTGCGTGTGCTCAACCCGGGGCGGGTGGAGATGCACCTGGATGGGCGGCGCGCCAACCTGTACTACCGGCGCCGCAAGCTGTCGCCGTGCGACGTGGTCATCCCGCGCATCGCGCAGTCCATCAACAACTACGGCCTGGCGGTGGTGAACCAGTTCGCGATGGGCGGGGTTCCGCTCGTGAACACGGCGCGCGCCATCTCCGAGTCGCGCAACAAGATGCGCTCGCTGCAGTTGCTGTCGGCCAACGGCATCGACATCCCGGCGACGGTGATGGCGCGGGACGCGGCGGACCTGAAGGCCATGGTGGGGCTGGTGGGGGGCGTGCCAGTCCTGGTGAAGCTGCTGCAGGGCCAGGAGAAGCGCGGGGTGATGGTGTGCGAGAGCCTCCAGTCCCTGGAAGCGGCGCTCGAGGCCATCCTGGGCCTGGGACACAACCTCATCGTCCAGCAGTACGTGCAGCACTCGGGCAAGGATGTGCGGGTGCTGGTGGTGGGCGGACGGGCGGTGGCGGCGGTGCGGCGTCGGCCGCGGGTGGGACGGCTTTCCTACACGCTCAACCGGGGCGCGCGGCTGGAGGCGCTGCAATTGACCGAGTCCCAGCGGGTGGCGGCGGAGCGGACGGCCATGCTGGTGGGGCTGGAGGTCGCGGCGGTGGATCTGCTCGACGTACCAGAGGGACCGCCCAAGGTGTTCGAGGTCAACAGCTCGCCAGCCCTCACGGAGATGGAATCGGCCACGGGGTTGGACCTGGCCCGCCTCATCATCGAGCGCGCCGAGCAACTGGCGGCGGGGAGCCCCGGGGTGGAGTCCTCCGAGGCCTGGCCGTCGACCTTGCCGCGGCGCAAGCGGGCATCCAAGGCGAAGGGGTGA
- the rlmB gene encoding 23S rRNA (guanosine(2251)-2'-O)-methyltransferase RlmB encodes MRQRPSSRGSERGAERERAEQRYVYGVNPVLESLRAHAQRVERLFITEGQLAAKAAAEILSRAREAGLRVERVPRERLAAMAEGGVHQGVVAELRGFEYAEFSALLDSAAQSERPPLWVVLDGIQDPHNFGAIIRSAHALGAHGVVIAKDRAVPVTGVVAKASAGAVEHCPIARVVNLSRALEELKEAGVWIAAADPHSKVPLWSARLDGPLAVVVGAEGAGVRPGVLEHCDFRLQIPMLGQVGSLNASVSAAILLYEAARQRGSARPGATK; translated from the coding sequence GTGCGCCAGCGTCCGTCGTCGAGGGGAAGTGAGCGGGGAGCAGAGCGCGAGCGTGCCGAGCAGCGCTACGTCTACGGGGTGAATCCGGTCCTCGAGTCGCTTCGCGCCCATGCACAGAGGGTGGAGCGGCTCTTCATCACCGAGGGGCAGCTGGCGGCGAAGGCCGCAGCGGAGATCCTCAGCCGCGCGAGGGAGGCGGGGCTCCGGGTGGAGCGGGTGCCGCGCGAGCGCCTGGCGGCGATGGCCGAGGGCGGCGTGCACCAGGGCGTGGTGGCCGAGCTCAGGGGGTTCGAGTACGCGGAGTTCTCCGCGCTGCTCGACTCGGCCGCACAGAGCGAGCGACCGCCTTTGTGGGTGGTGTTGGACGGCATCCAGGATCCACACAACTTCGGGGCCATCATCCGCTCGGCGCACGCGCTGGGGGCGCATGGCGTGGTCATCGCGAAGGATCGAGCGGTACCCGTGACGGGCGTGGTGGCCAAGGCGTCCGCGGGGGCGGTGGAGCACTGCCCCATCGCGCGGGTGGTCAACCTCTCGAGGGCCCTGGAGGAATTGAAGGAGGCGGGCGTGTGGATCGCCGCGGCCGATCCCCACTCGAAGGTCCCCTTGTGGAGCGCGCGGCTGGACGGGCCCCTGGCGGTCGTGGTGGGGGCGGAGGGAGCCGGGGTTCGCCCCGGTGTCCTGGAGCACTGTGACTTCCGCCTCCAGATTCCGATGCTGGGCCAGGTGGGCTCGCTGAATGCGTCGGTTTCGGCGGCGATTCTGCTATACGAGGCCGCCCGGCAGCGGGGGAGCGCGCGTCCGGGTGCCACGAAGTGA
- the cglB gene encoding adventurous gliding motility lipoprotein CglB, with translation MRAKLTFLRALVVGTLSGVLTSACQTYDFEPVEPLAISQTTETRSIEARARKPNLMLLVDTSGSMMSPVDSKLSACTVNGEICGEYNPCDVTKCPTRWSALQDAMTSFLTESGTIARIGLATYPDTTKGFDSCGETTSLKVPFPEGDLEDDATLKKNSDEVTAKLLAIKNSKAEGPVPNGGTPTSKSLAYLAQLDALKGTDRTDFVVLLTDGLPNCNPDYPNPAPSPDCFCIVSPCTSLWGTDRTGCLDTNPSVDAVKALRNNDPKLDIQTIVIGFGTDFKANTEEGRRGAATLNGMAAAGGFERKCSTNADCGTDDTCSSGLCGRRFFQAENKDQLADALREIAEKVVAEAPCELRIDPSEMPTGQELMVVYLNGDRLSPGPDTWEIKAPGIVFLGSTCDRIEASSPANPAKIEVRAVQTR, from the coding sequence ATGCGCGCCAAGCTGACCTTTTTGCGAGCGCTGGTGGTGGGCACCCTGAGTGGTGTTCTCACCTCGGCTTGCCAGACCTATGACTTCGAGCCGGTGGAGCCGCTCGCCATCTCGCAGACGACGGAGACACGGAGCATCGAGGCGCGGGCTCGCAAGCCCAACCTGATGCTGCTGGTGGACACGTCCGGCTCCATGATGTCGCCGGTGGACTCCAAGCTGTCGGCGTGCACGGTCAACGGTGAGATCTGTGGAGAGTACAATCCCTGCGACGTCACCAAGTGCCCCACGCGCTGGAGTGCTCTGCAGGATGCGATGACGTCCTTCCTCACGGAGAGTGGGACGATCGCGCGCATCGGCCTCGCCACCTATCCGGATACAACTAAAGGCTTCGACAGCTGTGGGGAGACCACCTCCCTCAAGGTCCCCTTTCCGGAGGGCGACTTGGAGGACGATGCCACGCTGAAGAAGAACTCAGATGAGGTGACGGCCAAGCTGCTGGCCATCAAGAACTCCAAGGCCGAAGGCCCGGTGCCGAATGGCGGCACGCCCACCAGTAAGAGCCTGGCGTACCTGGCGCAGTTGGATGCGTTGAAGGGAACGGATCGCACCGACTTCGTGGTGCTTCTCACGGATGGTCTGCCCAACTGCAACCCGGACTATCCGAACCCCGCCCCGTCCCCGGACTGCTTCTGCATCGTGTCGCCTTGCACGAGCCTGTGGGGGACGGATCGGACTGGCTGCCTCGACACGAATCCCTCCGTGGACGCGGTGAAGGCACTGCGCAACAACGACCCCAAACTGGACATCCAGACGATCGTCATCGGCTTCGGCACGGACTTCAAGGCCAACACCGAGGAGGGACGTCGTGGCGCGGCGACGCTCAACGGCATGGCCGCAGCGGGTGGATTCGAGCGCAAGTGCTCGACGAACGCGGATTGCGGCACGGACGACACCTGCTCCTCCGGCTTGTGCGGCCGCCGCTTCTTCCAGGCGGAGAACAAGGACCAGCTGGCGGATGCGCTCCGGGAGATCGCCGAGAAGGTCGTCGCCGAGGCGCCGTGCGAGCTGCGCATCGACCCCTCCGAGATGCCCACCGGCCAGGAGCTGATGGTGGTCTACCTCAACGGGGATCGGCTGTCGCCCGGACCGGATACGTGGGAGATCAAGGCGCCGGGCATCGTGTTCCTGGGCTCCACGTGCGATCGCATCGAGGCGTCCTCGCCGGCGAATCCCGCGAAGATCGAGGTTCGCGCCGTCCAGACGCGGTAG
- a CDS encoding GTP-binding protein: MSKEKFDRSLPHVNIGTIGHVDHGKTSLTAAITKVLAKTGGATFLAYDQIDKAPEERERGITISTAHVEYKTKNRHYAHVDCPGHAD, encoded by the coding sequence ATGTCCAAGGAGAAGTTCGACAGAAGCTTGCCGCACGTCAACATCGGCACCATTGGCCACGTTGACCACGGCAAGACGTCCCTCACGGCGGCCATCACCAAGGTGCTGGCGAAGACGGGCGGCGCGACGTTCCTCGCGTACGACCAGATCGACAAGGCCCCCGAGGAGCGCGAGCGCGGCATCACCATCTCCACGGCGCACGTGGAGTACAAGACGAAGAACCGGCACTATGCCCACGTGGACTGCCCGGGGCACGCCGACTA